The following coding sequences are from one Musa acuminata AAA Group cultivar baxijiao chromosome BXJ1-6, Cavendish_Baxijiao_AAA, whole genome shotgun sequence window:
- the LOC135675538 gene encoding uncharacterized protein LOC135675538, which yields MASRRHVQYTPLALDDMDEDHGMLKEEDLRFAYNPKALDRVPWKSITLALFLLALGSALIIMSFFIFTGHMEGERSQAYGLLTLGILAFLPGFYETRIAYYSWRGAPGYRFSSIPN from the exons ATGGCATCAAGGCGCCATGTTCAATACACTCCTCTTGCATTGGATGACATGGATGAAGATCATGGAATGTTGAAGGAAGAAGATCTTCGTTTTGCCTACAATCCTAAGGCCCTTGACAGAGTTCCATGGAAATCAATTACCCTTGCTCTTTTTCTTCTTGCTCTTGGGTCAGCTCTTATTATTATGTCATTCTTCATCTTTACAGGCCATATGGAGGGTGAGCGATCCCAAGCATATGGCCTCTTGACTCTTGGTATACTTGCATTTCTTCCTG GTTTCTATGAGACCCGGATTGCATACTACTCCTGGAGAGGTGCTCCTGGCTATAGGTTCTCTTCGATTCCTAACTAA